In the genome of Merismopedia glauca CCAP 1448/3, the window GGACATCGAAAACTGATGTGGTAGTCAGTGCTATGGCGAATTACCTCGATGGCTTGGAAAGCATACCCCTAACTCAGAGAATAACTGAATTAGAGCTTAAAGTACAGAAACTAGAAGCAGCAAGGTCACGCAACTAATCCCACCATTTCCTCTCAACATAGCGAAGTTCTGTAAATAGTTTATGTACACTCCCCGCGATGTCTTATTAGAACTGATTCAACAGGCTTTAACCGATACTGCATTTACCGACTTAGTATTTACCCATTTTCCTACAGTCAATGCTGAATTTACCGTAGAACAACGGAA includes:
- a CDS encoding DNA-binding domain-containing protein, which produces MSTSQIAIRIPPPRLQECDSLSETLRDRYIRRIGTSKTDVVVSAMANYLDGLESIPLTQRITELELKVQKLEAARSRN